A region from the Desulfomarina profundi genome encodes:
- a CDS encoding ABC transporter permease subunit translates to MISVKELKKAVGISLWFVFLTFPLMVIKVDPIERIIRWRWNNVLYVAVGTFLIYLLIRFYKYRQLQPKTSEKKKEQKAESFIHTLLMDKKKKNILVTVLLAFSIAFPFVFSSYQTNVMITALMYVVLGLGLNIVVGMAGLLDLGFVAFYAVGAYSYALLNLHFHLGFWTVLPLGGCLAALFGILLGFPVLRLRGDYLAIVTLGFGEIIRLILENWGEFSKGPSGISNIPRPGFFGIDLSLEASIIYIYYLMVLGVIVTIFVVNRLQDSRLGRAWIALREDEIACQAMGIDKRKTKLVAFSLGAFWAGLMGVVFAAKTTFINPASFTFLESAIILSIVVLGGMGSIVGVILGALILILMPEYLRALSEYRMLAFGGVMVAMMVFRPQGMIANIRRTYKAEDIDLKNRK, encoded by the coding sequence ATGATTTCAGTAAAAGAATTGAAAAAAGCCGTTGGTATTTCCCTCTGGTTTGTCTTTTTGACCTTTCCCCTGATGGTTATCAAGGTCGACCCTATTGAAAGGATTATTCGCTGGAGATGGAATAATGTGCTCTATGTGGCAGTTGGTACATTCCTGATCTACCTGTTGATCAGGTTTTACAAATACAGGCAATTACAGCCGAAAACATCTGAGAAAAAGAAAGAACAGAAGGCTGAAAGTTTTATCCATACTCTTTTGATGGATAAAAAGAAAAAGAATATTCTGGTGACTGTTCTTCTGGCATTTTCCATCGCTTTTCCATTTGTCTTTTCTTCGTATCAGACAAACGTGATGATCACCGCCTTGATGTATGTGGTGCTGGGACTTGGATTGAATATCGTTGTCGGCATGGCCGGTCTGTTGGATCTGGGGTTTGTTGCCTTCTATGCCGTGGGTGCCTATTCATATGCTCTTTTGAATCTTCACTTTCATCTCGGTTTCTGGACTGTTCTGCCATTAGGCGGTTGTCTTGCTGCTCTTTTTGGTATTCTTCTCGGGTTTCCTGTTCTTCGGCTTCGCGGGGATTATCTGGCGATCGTGACGCTTGGTTTTGGAGAAATAATCAGGCTTATTCTTGAAAACTGGGGGGAATTTTCCAAAGGGCCCAGTGGTATTTCCAATATCCCGAGACCCGGATTTTTCGGTATTGATCTGTCTCTGGAAGCATCCATTATTTATATTTATTACCTTATGGTATTGGGCGTGATTGTCACGATTTTTGTGGTAAACAGGCTTCAGGATTCACGTCTGGGCCGGGCATGGATTGCCCTGAGAGAGGATGAGATAGCCTGTCAGGCCATGGGAATTGATAAAAGAAAAACCAAGCTTGTTGCCTTTTCACTGGGAGCGTTCTGGGCGGGACTCATGGGGGTGGTCTTTGCCGCAAAAACCACATTTATCAATCCGGCCAGTTTTACCTTTCTTGAGTCAGCTATTATTCTTTCCATTGTTGTCCTGGGAGGTATGGGGTCGATTGTCGGTGTCATCCTGGGTGCCTTGATTCTTATTCTAATGCCGGAGTATCTCAGGGCCCTGTCTGAGTACAGGATGCTTGCATTCGGTGGCGTTATGGTTGCTATGATGGTTTTCAGGCCGCAGGGAATGATAGCAAATATCCGCCGGACGTATAAGGCAGAGGATATTGACCTGAAAAACAGAAAATAA
- the tviB gene encoding Vi polysaccharide biosynthesis UDP-N-acetylglucosamine C-6 dehydrogenase TviB, producing MLTLDTVKLGIIGLGYVGLPLAVEFGSRYPTIGFDLNLNRVTELQDGKDSTLEVSSEELRKKRDLLGFTSNPADLRACNVYIIAVPTPIDSYKRPNLKPLEKGSVTVGKLLNPGDIVVYESTVYPGATEEVCVPILEEVSGLQFNKDFFCGYSPERINPGDKEHRLPSIVKITSGSTPEIASFVDSLYASIITAGTFSASSIKVAEAAKVIENTQRDVNIALINELALIFDKLGINTREVLAAAGTKWNFLPFQPGLVGGHCIGVDPYYLTHKAQEVGYHPNMILAGRRLNDSMGEYIASAVIKKMIRKGIDAAEARILVLGLTFKENCPDLRNTRVIDIVNELDEYGVAVDVYDPWVNPEEAEKEFGIDLVAHLDNQRYDGVIVAVAHRQFAEMTVEDLQKLCRDKHVIYDVKNLFPPDKVDGSL from the coding sequence AAACTTGGAATCATAGGACTGGGGTATGTGGGTTTACCCCTTGCTGTTGAATTCGGCTCGCGTTACCCCACAATCGGGTTTGATCTCAACCTCAATCGTGTTACCGAGTTACAGGATGGAAAAGACAGCACCCTTGAAGTATCAAGTGAGGAACTGCGCAAAAAACGGGATCTTCTGGGATTCACTTCAAATCCTGCAGACCTCCGAGCATGCAATGTTTATATTATTGCAGTCCCCACTCCCATTGACTCATACAAACGCCCCAACCTCAAACCGCTGGAAAAAGGATCGGTGACGGTTGGAAAACTCCTCAATCCCGGAGATATCGTTGTTTACGAGTCCACGGTTTATCCCGGGGCCACGGAAGAAGTCTGTGTCCCGATTCTGGAAGAAGTATCAGGGTTGCAGTTCAATAAGGATTTCTTCTGCGGATACAGCCCGGAACGAATCAACCCGGGTGATAAAGAACACAGGCTGCCGTCCATCGTGAAAATCACATCCGGCTCGACTCCGGAGATTGCTTCATTTGTAGATTCACTCTATGCTTCCATCATTACCGCCGGAACGTTTTCAGCCAGTTCCATCAAGGTGGCCGAAGCGGCAAAAGTTATTGAAAATACCCAGCGGGATGTCAACATTGCTCTTATCAACGAACTTGCTCTTATTTTTGACAAGCTCGGTATCAACACCAGAGAAGTTCTTGCCGCCGCCGGAACCAAGTGGAATTTTCTCCCCTTCCAGCCCGGCCTTGTCGGCGGACACTGTATAGGTGTGGACCCTTATTACCTGACCCATAAGGCGCAGGAGGTCGGCTATCATCCAAATATGATTCTCGCAGGGCGACGACTGAACGATTCCATGGGCGAATATATCGCCTCCGCGGTCATAAAAAAAATGATCAGGAAAGGAATTGACGCGGCCGAAGCGCGGATCCTCGTTCTGGGCCTCACCTTCAAGGAAAACTGTCCCGATCTCCGAAATACCAGGGTTATCGATATAGTCAATGAACTCGATGAATATGGAGTTGCGGTGGATGTATATGACCCCTGGGTCAATCCTGAGGAGGCAGAAAAAGAATTCGGCATTGACCTGGTCGCTCATCTTGATAACCAGCGTTATGATGGTGTAATAGTCGCTGTTGCTCACCGCCAGTTTGCAGAAATGACAGTTGAGGATTTACAAAAACTGTGCCGTGATAAACACGTTATATATGATGTAAAAAATCTTTTCCCCCCCGATAAGGTTGACGGTTCCCTGTAG
- a CDS encoding glycosyltransferase family protein, with the protein MRSLLPVFLEAAEIITANLREQPPVFLVPLASTLSENDLDEAGLSRYRAVLDIRVVAEDNYNLMNSCQAVVAASGTVTLELAILSTPMVIAYKLSKITYMLAKFLVKLEYFSLVNLIAGKKVVTELLQDEVKAATIAEQLLLLVGETEERKEVLQSLEEVRKKLGGAGASEKAADLVFEILGEKTLNG; encoded by the coding sequence GTGAGGTCACTGCTTCCCGTTTTTCTTGAAGCGGCAGAAATAATCACGGCCAACCTGAGAGAACAACCTCCGGTTTTTCTTGTTCCCCTTGCCTCAACCCTTTCGGAAAACGATCTTGACGAAGCCGGTCTCAGCCGGTACAGAGCTGTTCTTGATATCAGGGTAGTCGCTGAAGACAACTATAATCTCATGAACAGTTGTCAGGCGGTGGTTGCTGCATCCGGCACTGTGACCCTTGAATTGGCCATTCTCTCCACCCCCATGGTGATTGCCTATAAACTCTCAAAAATTACCTATATGCTGGCAAAATTTCTGGTAAAACTTGAATATTTTTCTCTGGTTAATCTCATTGCCGGAAAAAAGGTTGTAACAGAACTTTTACAGGATGAAGTTAAGGCGGCAACGATCGCAGAGCAGCTTTTATTGCTTGTGGGAGAAACTGAAGAAAGAAAAGAAGTTCTGCAGTCTCTTGAAGAAGTGAGAAAAAAACTCGGAGGTGCCGGGGCTTCTGAGAAGGCTGCGGATCTGGTTTTTGAGATCCTGGGTGAGAAAACGCTGAATGGATGA
- a CDS encoding branched-chain amino acid ABC transporter substrate-binding protein gives MALSLPVSGMAGDTIKLGVAGPHSGDLASYGLPSVNAAKLVVKKVNANGGINGKMVELLIEDDVCKPEIATNTATKLVTEGAQVVLGHICSGATKAALPIYNNAGILVMSPSATNPALTKSGDYPNFFRTIAPDDAQAKVDVDFALGKLGYTKIAVVHDKGDYGKGFAEFAKKFIEESGKGKVVLYEGVTPGAVDYSAIVQKIRKSGAEAVIFGGYHPEASKIVGLMKKKRLKTTFISDDGVKDMTFIKVAGKSAEGAYASGPKDNSKNPLSKVAIEEHKAEYKSDPGAFYENAYSAVLALLNAIDKAGSTDLAALKKVLQTEKVDTPVGKIYFNDKGDAIGVGFSVYKVENAKFVEVN, from the coding sequence ATGGCCCTTTCCCTGCCGGTGAGTGGTATGGCCGGTGATACTATCAAGTTAGGTGTTGCCGGTCCCCATAGTGGTGACCTTGCATCCTATGGATTACCTTCTGTAAATGCAGCCAAGCTTGTGGTGAAAAAGGTCAACGCCAATGGTGGAATTAATGGTAAAATGGTTGAGCTGCTCATCGAAGACGATGTCTGTAAGCCTGAAATTGCCACAAATACTGCAACCAAGCTCGTGACGGAAGGTGCTCAGGTTGTCCTTGGTCATATCTGTTCAGGTGCAACAAAAGCTGCTCTGCCCATATATAATAATGCTGGCATTCTTGTCATGTCTCCATCAGCTACGAACCCGGCACTGACCAAGAGCGGCGACTACCCCAATTTCTTCAGAACCATTGCCCCGGATGATGCCCAGGCCAAGGTTGATGTGGATTTTGCTCTTGGTAAGCTCGGATATACTAAAATTGCTGTTGTTCATGATAAAGGTGATTACGGGAAAGGTTTTGCGGAATTCGCCAAGAAATTCATTGAGGAATCCGGTAAGGGAAAAGTTGTTCTCTATGAAGGTGTTACCCCCGGAGCCGTTGATTATTCAGCAATAGTTCAGAAAATCAGGAAGTCCGGAGCAGAAGCGGTTATTTTTGGTGGATACCATCCTGAAGCCTCTAAAATTGTTGGGCTGATGAAGAAAAAACGGCTGAAGACAACGTTTATTTCCGATGACGGTGTGAAGGATATGACCTTCATCAAGGTCGCCGGAAAGAGTGCTGAAGGTGCCTATGCATCAGGACCAAAAGATAATTCCAAAAATCCGTTATCCAAGGTTGCTATTGAGGAACATAAGGCCGAGTATAAATCAGATCCGGGTGCATTCTATGAGAACGCCTATTCTGCCGTTCTTGCGCTTCTTAACGCCATCGATAAAGCAGGTTCAACGGATCTTGCAGCTCTGAAGAAAGTACTCCAGACTGAAAAGGTTGATACCCCTGTTGGAAAAATCTATTTTAATGATAAAGGTGATGCCATCGGTGTCGGTTTCTCTGTCTATAAAGTTGAAAATGCAAAGTTTGTAGAAGTTAACTAG
- a CDS encoding Smr/MutS family protein yields the protein MDELTYDNMTIKLEIDGVLDLHAFSPKDIKTLVPDYIEECVRLKIYRVKIIHGKGKGVLRRTVQALLDRNGYVVSYSSANLFDGSWGATVVHLRELAD from the coding sequence ATGGATGAGCTTACCTACGATAATATGACAATAAAACTGGAGATTGATGGTGTTCTGGATCTCCATGCCTTTTCTCCAAAAGATATCAAGACCCTTGTTCCTGATTATATAGAGGAATGTGTTCGCCTGAAAATTTACCGTGTAAAAATTATTCACGGTAAAGGAAAGGGTGTACTCAGACGAACTGTTCAGGCATTGCTCGACAGAAACGGGTATGTTGTTTCATATTCGTCAGCAAATCTTTTTGACGGTAGCTGGGGCGCAACCGTTGTCCACCTCAGGGAGTTGGCTGATTGA
- a CDS encoding Gfo/Idh/MocA family protein, translated as MTMLNVGVIGTGYLGRFHAQKYADIESVNLVGIADTDSDQGQMVAGECNCQFFQDYRTLLPEIDALSIVVPTPLHFEVALDCLKAGKDILLEKPITVTLEEADGLIAEAEKNDLILQVGHLERFNPAVQAMEPFLTTPVFIESNRIATFKNRGSDVDVVLDLMIHDIDIILNIIKSPLKTIHTVGAPVATRTTDIANARLIFENGATANVTVSRISRTNMRKMRIFQPGSYINVDFGNKKVMIIELSDELQESGMPKQKIDVKEFSGGDALRSEIESFVHHIKDRSKPVVSGLEGRRALDVALQVIEQIKEHQQLALFKELKQP; from the coding sequence ATGACAATGTTAAATGTTGGTGTTATTGGTACCGGATACCTGGGCAGGTTTCATGCCCAGAAATATGCGGATATTGAATCTGTTAATCTGGTTGGCATAGCGGATACGGATTCTGACCAAGGCCAGATGGTTGCCGGGGAGTGCAATTGTCAGTTTTTTCAGGATTACAGGACGCTTCTCCCCGAGATTGATGCTCTGTCCATCGTTGTGCCGACACCTTTACATTTTGAAGTGGCACTGGACTGTCTCAAGGCCGGCAAGGATATTCTCCTGGAAAAACCGATAACGGTAACTCTTGAGGAAGCGGACGGTTTAATTGCAGAAGCTGAAAAAAATGATCTTATTCTGCAGGTGGGGCATCTTGAACGATTCAATCCTGCCGTCCAAGCCATGGAACCTTTTCTCACAACCCCGGTTTTCATAGAGAGCAACAGGATTGCAACATTTAAGAACAGGGGTTCAGATGTTGATGTTGTCCTGGATCTGATGATCCATGATATTGATATTATATTGAATATTATCAAATCTCCTCTCAAGACCATCCATACGGTTGGAGCACCTGTGGCAACCCGAACCACTGATATTGCCAATGCCAGGTTAATCTTTGAAAACGGGGCGACAGCGAATGTTACCGTCAGCAGGATATCGCGGACCAATATGCGGAAAATGCGTATTTTCCAGCCCGGTTCGTACATCAATGTGGATTTCGGCAATAAAAAGGTGATGATCATAGAGCTTTCTGATGAACTGCAGGAAAGTGGTATGCCCAAGCAGAAAATAGATGTCAAAGAGTTCAGTGGTGGAGATGCCCTTCGCAGTGAAATAGAGTCATTTGTTCACCACATAAAAGACCGCTCAAAGCCAGTTGTGTCAGGGCTGGAAGGCCGAAGGGCACTGGATGTTGCCCTGCAGGTCATAGAGCAGATCAAGGAGCATCAGCAGCTTGCCCTGTTTAAAGAATTGAAACAGCCATAA
- the lpxK gene encoding tetraacyldisaccharide 4'-kinase, which yields MNSKLDFLFSLGRPLSPVYASLMALRAFLYRKNILKIHSLPVPVISIGNLTMGGSGKTPVIQWLAKHLQKEGYRPAVISRGYRGKAGNKVNIVSDGKKVHLNQHEAGDEPYMLACSLDGIPVITGKKRIHPCQYAVNELNVDIILLDDGFQHMAVKRQLDLVLFNATTLAGNSRVFPGGELREPVQALKRCSGFMITGISDDNKNRADRFSELLSTRFPDKPVFQTYLTGIEIISADDNRVVSDPTSLDSVFAFCAIANPTRFRHTIEQTGILLTSFKTFRDHSRYDGQRLNCLCQSAQNTGATSLLTTEKDFVKIADQQLPLPLYVLRIRLEPEEGFKKFILDTVSSGKNPEQVET from the coding sequence TTGAACAGCAAGTTAGATTTTCTTTTTTCCCTGGGTCGTCCCCTCAGTCCTGTTTATGCCAGCCTGATGGCCCTGAGAGCTTTTCTGTACAGAAAAAATATTTTAAAAATTCATTCCCTTCCTGTTCCTGTGATATCAATTGGTAATCTTACCATGGGCGGATCAGGGAAAACTCCTGTCATACAATGGCTTGCGAAACATTTACAGAAAGAAGGTTACAGGCCGGCGGTCATCAGCAGAGGATACAGGGGAAAGGCGGGAAATAAAGTCAATATAGTCTCAGATGGAAAAAAGGTTCACCTGAACCAACATGAGGCAGGAGATGAACCTTATATGCTGGCCTGTTCACTGGACGGTATTCCGGTAATAACCGGTAAAAAAAGAATTCATCCCTGTCAATACGCAGTCAATGAACTGAATGTTGATATTATTCTGCTTGACGATGGATTTCAGCACATGGCTGTAAAACGGCAACTTGACCTGGTTCTTTTCAATGCAACTACGCTGGCAGGAAACAGCCGTGTTTTTCCGGGAGGTGAACTCAGAGAACCTGTGCAGGCCCTGAAGCGGTGTAGCGGTTTTATGATCACAGGTATCTCTGACGACAACAAAAATCGCGCTGACAGATTTTCGGAACTCCTTTCCACCAGGTTTCCGGATAAACCGGTTTTCCAAACATATCTTACGGGGATTGAAATCATTTCCGCTGATGATAACAGGGTTGTTTCCGACCCAACTTCGCTGGATAGTGTTTTTGCTTTCTGTGCCATTGCAAATCCGACACGCTTCCGCCATACGATAGAACAAACAGGAATCCTCCTGACCAGCTTCAAAACATTTCGTGATCACAGCCGATATGACGGTCAGCGTCTAAACTGTCTCTGTCAAAGTGCGCAAAATACCGGAGCAACCAGTTTGCTGACTACGGAAAAAGATTTTGTAAAAATTGCGGACCAGCAACTTCCTCTTCCCCTTTATGTCCTCAGAATCAGACTTGAACCTGAAGAAGGTTTTAAAAAATTTATTCTCGATACTGTATCTTCCGGAAAAAATCCTGAGCAGGTTGAAACCTGA
- a CDS encoding ABC transporter ATP-binding protein, with translation MLKLQNVQAGYGNILAIKDVSLEINEGEIITLIGANGAGKSTTLMTICGVVPSRAGKISFLGEEIQDKEPDEIVRMGICQVPEGRHIFPLLTVRENLDMGAFLRSDHQEIKKDIDYVFDLFPILAERKNQDGGTLSGGEQQMLAMSRALMARPKLMLLDEPSMGLAPLVIKQVFEIIKKINKESGTTIFLVEQNANQALHIADRGYVMENGKITLAGRAEELLGNAEIQKAYLGI, from the coding sequence ATGCTTAAATTACAGAATGTACAGGCTGGATACGGGAATATCCTGGCTATTAAGGATGTGTCCCTGGAAATTAACGAAGGCGAAATCATTACCTTGATCGGTGCCAACGGGGCCGGCAAATCCACAACACTCATGACGATCTGTGGGGTTGTACCCTCCCGTGCGGGGAAAATATCTTTTCTTGGCGAGGAAATTCAGGATAAGGAACCGGATGAAATAGTTCGCATGGGAATCTGCCAGGTTCCCGAAGGGCGGCATATTTTTCCGTTGTTGACTGTAAGGGAAAATCTTGACATGGGTGCCTTTCTCCGATCGGATCATCAGGAAATAAAAAAAGATATTGACTATGTTTTTGATCTTTTTCCGATTCTTGCCGAACGTAAAAATCAGGACGGCGGAACGCTTTCAGGGGGAGAGCAGCAGATGCTTGCCATGTCCCGGGCCCTTATGGCCAGGCCCAAGCTGATGCTGCTGGATGAACCGTCCATGGGGCTGGCTCCTCTTGTCATTAAGCAGGTTTTTGAAATTATAAAGAAAATTAATAAAGAGAGCGGTACAACCATTTTTCTTGTGGAACAGAACGCCAACCAGGCACTCCATATTGCCGACAGAGGTTATGTGATGGAAAACGGAAAGATAACCCTTGCAGGCAGAGCTGAAGAGCTCTTGGGGAATGCCGAAATCCAGAAGGCCTATCTTGGTATTTAG
- a CDS encoding molybdopterin-binding protein, with protein MLKTVPVEEAVGMVLPHDVTEIVKDEKKGVAFKKGHIIRKEDINYLKRLGKDNIYVLSLTENEIHENEAAVVLVNALAGKGVEYPDQPAEGKIAIKAAFDGLLRIHKDNLFRFNMLGEVMCSTLHDNTPVRKGEVVAATRLIPLIASRKLVEKAEKIAGKNGGTVEVIALPEKKIGLVITGSEVFHGRIEDKFEGVLRKKLELLGSTVTTVKMAPDDPDIIGAEIKNCIEAGVDCVVTSGGMSVDPDDVTREGILRAGAVNVVYGTPVLPGAMFLVGKIGDVDILGLPACGMYHKITVFDLVLPEFSREKR; from the coding sequence ATGTTAAAAACAGTACCTGTTGAAGAAGCAGTTGGGATGGTTCTCCCCCATGACGTCACGGAAATAGTTAAAGATGAGAAAAAGGGCGTTGCATTTAAAAAAGGCCATATTATCAGAAAAGAAGATATCAATTATCTGAAAAGGCTGGGAAAAGATAATATTTACGTTCTCTCTCTTACGGAAAATGAAATCCATGAGAACGAAGCCGCTGTTGTTCTGGTAAACGCTCTTGCCGGAAAAGGGGTTGAATATCCCGACCAGCCGGCCGAAGGGAAAATAGCCATTAAGGCTGCTTTTGACGGTCTGCTACGAATTCATAAAGACAATCTTTTCCGATTCAATATGCTCGGTGAGGTCATGTGCTCGACCCTTCACGACAACACTCCGGTACGCAAAGGAGAAGTCGTGGCTGCAACCCGGCTCATTCCCCTGATTGCGTCTCGGAAACTGGTTGAAAAAGCAGAAAAAATTGCTGGAAAAAATGGAGGGACCGTAGAAGTTATCGCACTCCCTGAAAAGAAAATCGGGCTGGTCATTACCGGCAGTGAAGTCTTCCATGGCCGAATTGAGGATAAGTTTGAAGGCGTACTGCGCAAAAAACTTGAACTGCTTGGCTCAACGGTAACAACTGTAAAAATGGCCCCGGATGATCCGGATATAATTGGTGCTGAAATAAAAAACTGTATTGAGGCGGGAGTCGACTGTGTTGTCACAAGCGGCGGCATGTCTGTTGATCCTGATGATGTTACCCGCGAAGGCATCCTGCGTGCCGGAGCCGTTAATGTTGTCTATGGCACCCCGGTTCTGCCCGGAGCCATGTTTCTCGTGGGAAAAATCGGTGACGTTGATATCCTGGGACTGCCCGCCTGTGGTATGTATCACAAGATCACTGTATTTGATCTTGTCCTCCCCGAATTCTCACGGGAGAAAAGATAG
- the lpxC gene encoding UDP-3-O-acyl-N-acetylglucosamine deacetylase, translated as MTLHIDPYQYTLQKSVSCCGVGLHSGRTVNLSIKPAPEDSGIRFFRTDIQPTEPIQAHMDMVVDTRLATTIGNERIQVSTTEHLLAALKAFGIDNAEIELDSREVPIMDGSAEPFFQLIKSSGKKKQKSFKKILKITQPIHYDDGEKSISISPYNGFKVTGEICFDDTVIQNQKFSLDLSPENFGQEISKARTFGYVEQVEELWANGLALGSTLDNVIAIHWNRKSVLNEDGLRFDDEFIRHKVLDLVGDLSLLGCPILGHVNAYKTGHTEHFHFMKAIAASPHCWEVVEVQKNGSIPIQMNVSKNSQNKTGTFLPFLNNRDAQPAAA; from the coding sequence ATGACACTCCATATTGATCCGTATCAGTACACACTGCAAAAATCCGTCAGCTGTTGTGGAGTAGGATTACATTCAGGAAGAACCGTTAATCTCTCCATCAAACCGGCTCCCGAAGACAGTGGTATTCGTTTTTTCCGTACGGATATTCAACCGACTGAACCTATTCAGGCGCATATGGATATGGTCGTGGATACCAGGCTTGCCACAACCATAGGGAATGAACGTATACAGGTATCTACAACTGAACACCTGCTTGCCGCCCTGAAAGCTTTTGGAATTGATAATGCGGAAATAGAGCTTGATTCCCGTGAAGTGCCAATAATGGACGGTAGTGCCGAGCCGTTTTTTCAACTGATAAAATCGTCCGGAAAGAAAAAACAGAAGAGTTTTAAGAAAATACTCAAAATAACTCAACCTATTCATTATGACGATGGAGAAAAATCAATTTCCATCTCTCCCTACAACGGTTTCAAAGTGACGGGTGAAATCTGTTTTGATGACACGGTTATCCAGAACCAGAAATTCTCTCTGGATCTGTCCCCCGAAAACTTCGGCCAGGAGATATCCAAAGCCAGAACCTTCGGGTATGTGGAACAGGTTGAAGAGTTATGGGCAAACGGTCTTGCTCTTGGTAGTACCCTTGATAATGTCATTGCCATTCATTGGAACCGCAAATCTGTTCTCAACGAAGATGGTCTTCGATTTGATGACGAGTTTATTCGCCACAAGGTACTGGATCTCGTTGGAGACCTGAGCCTCCTCGGTTGTCCGATTCTCGGGCATGTGAACGCCTACAAGACTGGACATACCGAACATTTTCATTTTATGAAGGCCATCGCCGCCTCTCCCCATTGCTGGGAGGTTGTCGAAGTTCAGAAAAATGGTTCCATTCCAATTCAGATGAATGTATCAAAAAACTCACAGAACAAAACCGGGACGTTCCTGCCTTTTCTTAACAACAGGGATGCCCAACCGGCAGCAGCGTAG
- a CDS encoding glycosyltransferase family protein: MKIMIVTGEASGDLHGANLVRALQSRSSDLSFCGMGGNELKSLGVEILFDAAKVSVVGIVEVVARLKDIFSAQSILKKRMVLDPPDLLILIDLPDFNLLLAKKAKKIGIPVFYYIPPQVWAWRQGRTEIIRERTDKVGVILPFEESFLKKRGVDARYVGHPLLDSVRPTLTSEKFYEKYDIAPVSAASVCFPEAENRK, translated from the coding sequence ATGAAGATAATGATTGTCACCGGGGAGGCCTCCGGTGATCTCCATGGTGCCAACCTTGTCCGGGCTCTGCAGTCGCGCTCTTCAGATCTCTCGTTTTGCGGCATGGGAGGCAATGAACTCAAGAGCCTTGGAGTTGAGATCCTCTTTGATGCTGCAAAAGTTTCCGTGGTTGGAATCGTCGAAGTCGTTGCCCGCCTGAAAGATATTTTTTCCGCCCAGTCCATCCTGAAAAAAAGAATGGTTCTGGATCCTCCCGATCTTCTGATCCTTATCGATTTACCCGATTTTAACCTGTTGCTTGCCAAAAAAGCAAAAAAGATTGGAATTCCCGTATTTTATTATATTCCACCCCAGGTCTGGGCCTGGAGACAGGGCCGAACAGAAATCATCAGAGAACGTACCGATAAAGTCGGGGTCATTCTGCCTTTTGAAGAATCTTTTTTAAAAAAAAGAGGCGTTGATGCCAGGTATGTCGGCCACCCCCTGCTGGACAGTGTCAGGCCGACACTGACCAGTGAAAAATTTTATGAAAAATATGATATTGCCCCGGTAAGTGCTGCATCGGTCTGCTTCCCGGAAGCCGAAAACAGGAAGTGA
- a CDS encoding ABC transporter ATP-binding protein: MNSPILNVTGLTMDFGGIRALNALDLDVYGGEIVALIGPNGAGKTTFFNCVTGIYMPTAGEVLLTSPKTGKSESLKGLKPNQVTEKGLARTFQNIRLFPKMTVLENVMIGRHCRTKAFILGAILRNRATREEEQSILETSYAILQKVGLEQYSNEFAENLPYGGQRRLEIARALATEPLLLLLDEPAAGMNPQETLELVELIKEISADGQAILLIEHDMKLVMSLSDRIFVMDYGKKIAQGTPAEIRENPAVIKAYLGEDVDA; this comes from the coding sequence ATGAACAGTCCGATATTGAATGTTACCGGCCTGACCATGGATTTCGGAGGTATTCGTGCTCTGAATGCATTGGATCTTGATGTATATGGCGGAGAGATTGTCGCCCTCATAGGTCCGAACGGTGCCGGTAAGACGACCTTTTTTAATTGTGTGACAGGTATTTATATGCCGACAGCGGGGGAAGTTCTGTTAACTTCTCCCAAAACCGGAAAAAGTGAAAGTCTGAAAGGACTGAAACCGAATCAGGTTACGGAAAAAGGTCTTGCCAGGACGTTCCAGAACATCAGGCTTTTTCCGAAAATGACGGTTCTTGAAAACGTAATGATAGGAAGGCATTGCCGGACAAAAGCTTTTATTCTTGGCGCGATCTTGAGGAACAGGGCTACCCGTGAAGAGGAACAGTCTATTCTTGAGACCAGTTATGCCATCCTGCAGAAGGTTGGACTTGAGCAATATTCCAATGAATTTGCAGAAAATCTACCCTATGGAGGGCAGAGAAGACTGGAGATTGCCAGAGCCCTGGCAACAGAACCACTCCTTCTGCTTCTGGATGAACCGGCGGCAGGAATGAATCCACAAGAAACTCTGGAACTTGTTGAACTTATAAAAGAGATATCCGCCGATGGCCAGGCTATCCTGCTGATAGAACATGATATGAAGCTGGTGATGAGTCTGTCAGACAGGATTTTCGTAATGGATTACGGTAAGAAAATTGCCCAGGGAACCCCTGCTGAAATCCGCGAAAATCCTGCAGTTATCAAGGCCTACCTGGGGGAAGATGTCGATGCTTAA